One window of Alkaliphilus metalliredigens QYMF genomic DNA carries:
- a CDS encoding CPBP family intramembrane glutamic endopeptidase yields MKSLGLITLFIAVPRVLLHILINEAVKTLVHKNEYMDINVAKDTIIQVMDMLTPILIIISTILSFFVYYLVCKVQKEDMFDICNFSKISVTKTIALVIVGITMNLVLGLVASFVFRIGIFGKAQMEYSIILKERMNGDFLVDLITAGINAPFIEEMLFRGLIFKELKKNMSVVCAVIIQAILFSIYHRELIQSMGAFFAGVLLCLVYIWFKSIWAPVIIHMTHNLFVIIVSNIAGDRVMSSYIPYISSIILILTIVYIYKNRIVEDNIPMC; encoded by the coding sequence ATGAAATCTCTAGGATTGATTACACTTTTTATAGCAGTACCAAGGGTTTTACTTCATATTCTAATTAACGAGGCTGTTAAAACATTGGTACATAAAAATGAGTATATGGATATTAATGTTGCAAAAGATACAATTATTCAAGTAATGGATATGCTGACACCTATACTTATTATAATTAGTACAATACTATCATTTTTCGTGTACTATTTAGTGTGCAAAGTACAAAAAGAAGATATGTTTGACATATGCAATTTTTCCAAAATATCGGTTACAAAGACTATTGCTTTAGTTATTGTAGGAATTACTATGAACTTAGTACTTGGACTCGTTGCCTCATTCGTTTTTCGCATAGGCATTTTTGGAAAAGCACAAATGGAATACAGTATCATTTTAAAAGAACGAATGAACGGAGATTTTTTAGTAGACTTAATTACTGCAGGAATTAATGCTCCATTTATTGAAGAAATGCTATTTAGAGGATTAATTTTTAAAGAACTTAAAAAAAACATGTCCGTTGTATGTGCGGTAATAATACAAGCGATTTTATTCAGTATATACCATAGAGAGTTGATTCAAAGTATGGGTGCTTTTTTTGCTGGGGTTTTATTATGCTTAGTATATATATGGTTTAAGTCAATTTGGGCTCCCGTTATTATTCATATGACACATAATTTATTTGTTATAATAGTGTCAAATATAGCTGGTGATAGAGTGATGAGTAGTTATATTCCTTATATTTCATCAATAATATTAATTTTAACAATTGTATATATCTATAAAAATAGAATAGTTGAAGATAACATCCCTATGTGTTAG
- a CDS encoding transposase domain-containing protein, translating to MYGEIWKLLWKTICQNFSKNTCQLQVGSAIIYSIIETPKLNGLNPFNYLTYLFEELPNTRLKNESSLEHLLLWSDQLAEECHGNLNSKTE from the coding sequence GTGTATGGAGAGATTTGGAAATTACTATGGAAAACTATTTGCCAAAATTTCTCCAAAAACACTTGCCAGTTACAAGTGGGAAGTGCCATAATCTATAGCATAATTGAAACGCCTAAATTGAACGGATTAAATCCATTCAATTATCTGACGTATCTATTTGAAGAATTACCAAACACACGCTTGAAAAACGAATCTTCATTGGAACATTTATTGCTGTGGTCAGATCAGTTGGCTGAGGAATGTCATGGAAATCTGAATTCTAAAACAGAATAA
- a CDS encoding response regulator transcription factor: MIIQDKKEETSNKIPSDYEIKKTIFFGLLLTNEKYNLTIRETQVIFEKYYSSINNNKIARKLNVSPQTVKTHIKNIYNKLGVNSLEECKDLLNEILGKSPKNYDKYLKSFLEKEKKISKEG, from the coding sequence GTGATTATACAGGATAAGAAAGAAGAAACGTCAAATAAAATCCCAAGTGACTATGAAATCAAAAAGACTATATTTTTTGGGCTGCTTTTAACCAACGAAAAATATAACCTGACCATAAGGGAAACTCAAGTAATATTTGAAAAATATTATAGCAGTATTAATAACAACAAAATAGCCAGAAAATTAAATGTTTCACCACAAACGGTTAAAACCCATATCAAAAACATCTATAATAAACTAGGTGTTAATAGTTTAGAAGAATGCAAGGACTTGTTGAATGAAATATTAGGGAAAAGCCCAAAAAACTATGATAAGTATTTAAAGAGCTTTTTAGAGAAAGAGAAAAAAATTTCAAAGGAGGGGTAG